One genomic region from Jiangella sp. DSM 45060 encodes:
- the trpS gene encoding tryptophan--tRNA ligase, producing MTLTLDTPLLADPADVAADPSRYRVLTGDRPTGPLHLGHYFGTLLNRVRLQRQGVETFLVVADYQVITDRLSPGEIAANVREVVLDNLAAGVDPDGTTVFAHSAVPALNQLLLPFLSLTTVAELQRNPTVKDEAAASGLASISGLLLTYPVHQAADILFCHGNLVPVGDDQLPHVEQTRLVARRFNERYAGGRAVFREPQALLSPAPRLLGVDGRKMSKSRGNTIALKASADETARLIRRSVTDARRDITYDPAERPGVSSLVEIAALCLGVAPDEVAAQVGDGGSALLKALVIDVVNEELRPVRERRAAYAAEPGLVGSLLAAGAERATAMAEATLADVQEALGMTAY from the coding sequence ATGACCCTCACCCTCGACACGCCGCTGCTGGCCGACCCGGCCGACGTCGCGGCCGATCCGTCGCGCTACCGCGTCCTCACCGGCGACCGGCCGACCGGGCCGCTGCACCTCGGCCACTACTTCGGGACGCTGCTCAACCGCGTCCGCCTGCAGCGTCAGGGCGTCGAGACCTTCCTCGTCGTCGCCGACTACCAGGTGATCACCGACCGGCTGTCGCCCGGCGAGATCGCGGCGAACGTGCGCGAGGTCGTCCTGGACAACCTCGCGGCCGGCGTCGACCCGGACGGCACGACGGTGTTCGCGCACAGCGCGGTGCCGGCACTGAACCAGCTGCTGCTGCCGTTCCTCTCCCTGACGACGGTGGCCGAGCTGCAGCGCAACCCGACCGTCAAGGACGAGGCGGCCGCGTCCGGGCTGGCGTCGATCAGCGGGCTGCTGCTGACATACCCCGTCCACCAGGCCGCGGACATCCTGTTCTGCCACGGCAACCTCGTACCCGTCGGCGACGACCAGCTGCCGCACGTCGAGCAGACCCGGCTGGTCGCGCGGCGGTTCAACGAGCGTTACGCCGGCGGGCGCGCCGTCTTCCGCGAGCCGCAGGCGCTGCTGTCGCCGGCGCCGCGGCTGCTCGGCGTCGACGGACGGAAGATGAGCAAGAGCCGCGGCAACACCATCGCATTGAAGGCGAGCGCGGACGAGACGGCGCGGCTGATCAGGCGCTCGGTCACCGACGCCCGGCGCGACATCACCTACGACCCCGCCGAGCGGCCGGGCGTGTCGTCGCTGGTCGAGATCGCCGCGCTGTGCCTGGGCGTCGCGCCGGACGAGGTCGCGGCGCAGGTCGGCGATGGCGGCTCGGCGCTGTTGAAGGCGCTGGTCATCGACGTCGTGAACGAGGAGCTGCGGCCCGTGCGGGAGCGGCGGGCGGCGTACGCGGCCGAGCCCGGGCTGGTCGGGTCGCTGCTGGCGGCGGGCGCCGAGCGAGCGACGGCGATGGCCGAGGCGACGCTGGCCGACGTGCAGGAGGCGCTCGGGATGACGGCCTATTGA
- a CDS encoding RNA polymerase sigma factor produces MGEGSLVIGADFDEILAAARAGAPWAFERLYTDLAPVVGGYARLQGSDEPEDLTSEVFLGVFAGLTSFTGSEQRFRSWVFTIAYRRVTDERRRRSRRPVTVDDGPEIGEQVGGDAEEDALVELGRRRVHELCAGLSDDQREVVLLRILGDLSVEEVAGIVGKSAGAVKALQRRGLSALRRQLDRKGVSA; encoded by the coding sequence ATCGGGGAGGGGTCACTGGTCATCGGAGCGGACTTCGACGAGATCCTCGCCGCGGCGCGCGCCGGTGCGCCGTGGGCGTTCGAGCGCCTGTACACCGACCTCGCGCCAGTCGTCGGCGGCTACGCGCGGCTGCAGGGATCGGACGAGCCCGAGGACCTCACCAGTGAGGTGTTCCTGGGCGTCTTCGCCGGCCTGACGTCGTTCACCGGATCCGAGCAGCGGTTCCGGTCCTGGGTCTTCACCATCGCCTATCGGCGGGTGACCGACGAGCGGCGCCGGCGGTCCAGGCGTCCGGTGACCGTGGACGACGGCCCGGAGATCGGCGAGCAGGTGGGCGGCGACGCGGAGGAGGACGCCCTCGTCGAGCTGGGCCGGCGGCGCGTGCACGAGCTGTGCGCGGGCCTGTCGGACGACCAGCGCGAGGTGGTGCTGCTGCGGATCCTCGGCGACCTGAGCGTCGAGGAGGTCGCCGGCATCGTCGGCAAGTCCGCGGGAGCGGTCAAGGCCCTGCAGCGCCGCGGACTGAGTGCGTTGCGGCGGCAACTCGACCGGAAGGGCGTATCCGCATGA
- a CDS encoding pirin family protein has translation MSNLDARPAETRCHAAGQEGPASRVLEPREVPLGGIRAMRVNRTLPHRQLPTVGAWCFLDQFGPQHTDMVVLPHPHTGLQTVTWPLQGEIHHRDSVGSDVVVKPGQLNLMTSGPGIAHSEISLGEAPLLHGLQLWVALPETAAAAPGFEQHTDLPVYDGDGVRATVVAGELAGTTSPAMTYSPLLGAELDVHKTATLPLRADFEHAVLVLTGRATVAGTGLEPGPLLYLGTGRTELTIHAHDDDTTLFLLGGEPFPDDLVMWWNFVGRSHEDIVAARDEWERPGQHRFGTVAGHGTDRIPAPPLPPLRLTPRRRRPPVG, from the coding sequence GTGAGCAACCTGGATGCGCGTCCCGCCGAGACGCGGTGTCATGCGGCGGGGCAGGAGGGCCCGGCGAGCCGGGTGCTGGAGCCGCGCGAGGTGCCGTTGGGCGGCATCCGGGCGATGCGGGTCAACCGCACGTTGCCGCACCGCCAGCTCCCCACCGTCGGGGCGTGGTGCTTCCTGGACCAGTTCGGCCCGCAGCACACCGACATGGTCGTGCTGCCGCACCCTCACACCGGCCTGCAGACGGTCACCTGGCCGCTCCAGGGCGAGATCCACCACCGCGACAGCGTAGGCAGCGACGTCGTCGTCAAGCCGGGGCAGTTGAACCTGATGACGAGCGGGCCGGGCATCGCGCACTCGGAGATCTCGCTGGGCGAGGCGCCGCTGCTGCACGGCCTGCAGCTGTGGGTCGCGCTGCCGGAAACGGCAGCGGCGGCGCCGGGGTTCGAGCAGCACACCGACCTCCCGGTGTATGACGGCGACGGCGTGCGGGCGACGGTGGTGGCGGGGGAGCTGGCCGGGACGACCTCGCCGGCGATGACGTACAGCCCGCTGCTCGGCGCCGAGCTCGACGTGCACAAGACCGCGACGCTGCCACTGCGCGCCGACTTCGAGCACGCCGTCCTGGTGCTGACGGGGCGGGCGACGGTCGCGGGGACGGGGCTGGAGCCGGGACCGCTGTTGTACCTCGGCACAGGACGCACCGAGCTGACGATCCACGCGCACGACGACGACACGACGCTGTTCCTGCTGGGCGGCGAGCCGTTCCCCGACGACCTCGTCATGTGGTGGAACTTCGTCGGCCGCAGCCACGAGGACATCGTCGCGGCGCGGGACGAGTGGGAGCGGCCCGGCCAGCACCGTTTCGGCACGGTCGCCGGCCACGGCACCGACCGCATCCCCGCCCCACCCCTCCCGCCACTGCGCCTCACCCCACGCCGCCGCCGTCCACCAGTGGGTTGA
- a CDS encoding DJ-1/PfpI family protein, translating into MQIAIALFPKVTILDAIGPYQVFAGMPDAEVVFCAAEKGRVSDAKGWLHLDVEHTFDEVPSPDVLLVPGGNVAREMTSGHPILDWIRSAHRTTTYTTSVCTGSLLLAAAGLLRGLRATTHWVAYDALREYGAEPVEQRVVFADRIVTGAGVSAGIDLALEVAARLHGPEVAQAIQLSLEYDPQPPFDTGSPAKAPQPVMDRLGDLVALWQKPVSSTS; encoded by the coding sequence ATGCAGATCGCCATCGCTCTGTTCCCGAAGGTCACCATCCTCGACGCCATCGGTCCCTACCAGGTGTTCGCCGGCATGCCCGACGCCGAGGTGGTGTTCTGCGCGGCCGAGAAGGGTCGCGTCAGCGACGCCAAGGGCTGGCTGCACCTCGACGTCGAGCACACCTTCGACGAGGTGCCGTCCCCGGACGTGCTGCTCGTCCCCGGCGGCAACGTGGCCCGGGAGATGACGAGCGGGCATCCCATCCTCGACTGGATCCGCTCGGCTCACCGCACCACCACTTACACCACCTCGGTCTGCACCGGTTCGCTGCTGCTCGCCGCTGCGGGCCTGCTGCGCGGGCTGAGGGCCACCACGCACTGGGTCGCCTACGACGCGCTCCGTGAGTACGGCGCGGAGCCGGTCGAGCAGCGGGTCGTGTTCGCGGACCGGATCGTCACCGGCGCCGGCGTCTCCGCCGGAATCGACCTGGCCTTGGAGGTCGCCGCCCGGCTGCACGGTCCCGAGGTCGCCCAGGCCATCCAGCTCAGCCTCGAGTACGACCCTCAGCCACCCTTCGACACCGGGTCTCCCGCGAAGGCCCCGCAGCCGGTCATGGACCGCCTCGGCGACCTGGTCGCCCTCTGGCAGAAGCCGGTCAGCAGCACCAGCTGA
- a CDS encoding DJ-1/PfpI family protein, producing MTRQIGILLFPDVEELDAIGPWEVLAWWTRRFPDDGYAVTCLAREAGPVECAKGLTVLAHHGFDDAPAYDVLVHPGGGGTGALRNDEAHLDWLRRMRKEVPLMTSVCSGSLVFAAAGLLRNRPATTYWGQLDRLAELDPTIEVRPDDRFVDDGDVITAAGISAGIDMALHLVARLAGADRARQVRRGIQYDPAPPV from the coding sequence ATGACCAGGCAGATCGGAATCCTGTTGTTCCCCGACGTTGAAGAGCTTGATGCGATCGGGCCCTGGGAGGTCCTGGCCTGGTGGACCCGCAGATTCCCGGACGACGGGTACGCCGTCACCTGCCTGGCTCGCGAAGCCGGACCGGTCGAGTGCGCGAAGGGCCTGACCGTGCTGGCCCACCACGGCTTCGACGACGCGCCGGCCTACGACGTCCTCGTGCATCCCGGAGGCGGTGGCACCGGGGCCCTGCGCAATGACGAGGCGCATCTCGACTGGCTGCGCAGGATGCGCAAGGAGGTTCCGCTGATGACCAGCGTGTGCAGCGGCTCTTTGGTGTTCGCCGCCGCCGGACTGCTGCGCAACCGTCCGGCGACGACCTATTGGGGCCAGCTCGACCGTCTGGCCGAGCTCGATCCCACGATCGAGGTGCGTCCTGACGACAGATTCGTCGACGACGGCGACGTGATCACGGCTGCCGGCATCTCCGCCGGCATCGACATGGCCCTGCACCTCGTGGCCAGGCTGGCCGGGGCCGACCGCGCCCGTCAGGTGCGCCGAGGCATCCAGTACGACCCGGCCCCGCCGGTGTGA
- a CDS encoding GlxA family transcriptional regulator, with the protein MAPGTVTFVVFENFDTVDLAGPVEVFGEAGYDLRIVAPAKGPVTSDAGLSVNPDHSVRTADPRDVDTLLVVGGAGVHAAQQDTRLVRWVADAAASAGRVASVCSGTFLLAEAGVLDGHRVTTHWRKADRLAAEYPAITVDSDPIFIREGRIWTSAGVSAGMDLALAMVEDDLGPHASLAAARELNLFLRRPGSQSQFSVPLWSTPPRDDIMRRVVDAIHANPGDPHGIADLANVAGLSPRHLQRRFTQEVGMTPAAYVERVRVEAAQRDLSERDDPVEAIAHRHGFGTAETLRRTFHRVVGTSPTDYRARFTTTAAPTPPTPAHG; encoded by the coding sequence ATGGCTCCCGGCACCGTGACCTTCGTCGTCTTCGAGAACTTCGACACCGTCGATCTCGCCGGCCCGGTCGAGGTCTTCGGTGAGGCCGGCTACGACCTCCGGATCGTCGCGCCGGCCAAAGGACCGGTCACCTCCGACGCCGGGCTGTCCGTCAACCCCGATCACTCCGTGCGAACCGCAGATCCGCGCGACGTCGACACCCTTCTGGTCGTCGGCGGTGCCGGCGTCCACGCAGCACAGCAGGACACGAGACTGGTGCGCTGGGTGGCCGACGCGGCGGCGTCCGCCGGCAGGGTGGCGTCGGTCTGCAGCGGGACGTTCCTGCTCGCCGAAGCCGGGGTCCTCGACGGGCACCGCGTCACCACCCACTGGCGCAAGGCGGACAGGCTGGCCGCGGAGTACCCCGCCATCACCGTCGACAGCGACCCGATCTTCATCCGGGAAGGACGGATCTGGACCTCGGCCGGGGTCTCCGCGGGCATGGACCTGGCGCTGGCGATGGTCGAGGACGACCTCGGCCCGCACGCGTCGCTCGCGGCCGCCCGGGAGCTGAACCTGTTCCTGCGTCGTCCCGGGAGCCAGTCCCAGTTCAGTGTGCCGCTCTGGTCCACGCCGCCACGCGACGACATCATGCGCCGGGTCGTCGACGCGATCCATGCGAACCCCGGCGATCCGCACGGGATCGCCGATCTTGCCAACGTCGCCGGCCTCAGCCCCCGACACCTGCAACGCCGGTTCACCCAGGAGGTCGGGATGACACCCGCGGCGTACGTCGAACGGGTCCGCGTCGAGGCGGCACAACGCGATCTATCCGAGCGGGACGACCCCGTGGAGGCGATCGCCCACCGCCACGGGTTCGGCACCGCCGAGACGCTCCGGCGGACCTTCCACCGGGTCGTCGGCACCTCACCGACGGACTACCGCGCGAGGTTCACCACCACGGCAGCGCCGACACCTCCGACGCCGGCACACGGTTGA
- a CDS encoding DUF4328 domain-containing protein encodes MSVDDERGAAWDVSGGAARPPGPVQDLSMPRTVLTVLFALTAVVTAASAGAYANRASVVSDAAGASPEADPLASTVAVDADRLTQADDLVVLGMWGYTVAALALAIFFIIWQYRHARNAKLLGSRSALGPGWAIGGWFIPLANLVLPVRQLWTASRSSNPGGRGAGIVVAWWVAFVAAILIDRTAAQLGVDGPRDDLTVGDLANADWLAAAGEIVFTAAAVLGLIMVRRLTDAQGAALAGRPGGAVPPAPPPPPPAS; translated from the coding sequence ATGAGCGTCGACGACGAGCGGGGAGCGGCTTGGGACGTCTCCGGGGGCGCGGCCCGGCCACCCGGACCGGTGCAGGACCTCAGCATGCCGAGAACGGTGCTGACGGTGCTCTTCGCGCTGACCGCCGTCGTCACCGCGGCCAGTGCGGGCGCGTACGCGAACCGCGCGTCGGTGGTGTCCGACGCCGCCGGCGCGTCGCCGGAGGCGGATCCGCTGGCGAGCACGGTCGCGGTCGACGCCGACCGGTTGACGCAGGCGGACGACCTCGTGGTGCTCGGCATGTGGGGCTACACCGTCGCAGCCCTGGCGCTGGCCATCTTCTTCATCATCTGGCAGTACCGGCACGCGCGGAACGCCAAGCTGCTCGGCTCGCGCAGCGCGCTCGGCCCGGGGTGGGCCATCGGCGGCTGGTTCATCCCGCTGGCCAACCTCGTGCTCCCGGTCCGGCAGCTCTGGACCGCCAGCCGCTCGTCGAACCCCGGCGGGCGCGGCGCGGGCATCGTCGTGGCGTGGTGGGTGGCGTTCGTGGCGGCCATCCTGATCGACCGCACCGCCGCTCAGCTCGGCGTCGACGGCCCGAGGGACGACCTCACCGTGGGCGACCTCGCGAACGCGGACTGGCTGGCGGCCGCGGGCGAGATCGTCTTCACGGCCGCCGCCGTCCTGGGGCTGATCATGGTGCGCCGGCTCACCGACGCCCAGGGCGCGGCGCTCGCGGGCCGGCCCGGAGGAGCCGTCCCGCCCGCACCGCCGCCGCCCCCGCCGGCCTCCTGA
- a CDS encoding alpha-L-rhamnosidase, which yields MTDRTVPDDLPRIDRVVAEYGEPELGIGVAAPRLSWSRSGGGEQTAYEVRLRAASGDVRAVRVDGAGQVFQPWPFPELRSRERVEVEVRAEAGGAWSDWSEPLVVEAGLLRPEDVTARFISPRDVGGLDDGAVALVRDLDLAGPVASARLYITAHGVYDAWIGGRRVGDHQLAPGWTAYASRLRYQTFDVTSHLQGAGPTQLAVGLGNGWYRGQLTWNLRRDHYGDRLALLAQLEITYADGRQETVVTDGAWRAGATGVLADDLYDGQRTDLRLPLVPSVSASGPVDVLESDAARLVAPLGPPVREVATVPARSVSTSPSGAQLIDFGQNVVGWVRLRVTGAPGQEVTLRHAEVLEDGELGVRPLRAAKATDSYVLSGGPELLEPRYTFHGFRYAEVSGVSVEASDAEAVVVSSDLRRTGWFECSEPDLERLHENVVWGMRGNFVDVPTDCPQRDERLGWTGDIQVFAPTAAFLFDVGGFLGSWLRDLAAEQRPDGGVPFVVPDVVYEHIGGPRPGDPPHSPPAGWADAAVHVPWTLYERYGDTGVLERQYDSMRAWVEKARSLAGDSLLWDTGFQFGDWLDPDAPPDDAAAAKADPAVVATAYLARSAHLLARTASVLGRDDDASRYESLAADVVRAFGKAYVGVDGVVRSDCQTVYALAIAWDLLETPEQRAGAGRRLAELVQAAGFHVSTGFLGTPLVLDALCRAGRPDLAHSMVLTRTAPSWLYAVTMGATTIWERWDSMLPDGSINPGEMTSFNHYAYGAVADWLHRCVAGLAPAAPGYREVAVRPLVTGQLTHASARHLSPYGPVAVSWTLDDDRFELSLEVPPGVTVHLDLPLADPYAGTAGPGSHRFTGRWRRP from the coding sequence ATGACCGACCGCACCGTCCCGGACGACCTGCCGCGCATCGACAGAGTCGTGGCCGAGTACGGCGAGCCCGAGCTGGGCATCGGCGTCGCGGCGCCCAGGTTGTCCTGGTCCCGGTCCGGCGGGGGCGAGCAGACCGCGTACGAGGTGCGGCTGCGGGCCGCCTCCGGCGACGTCCGGGCCGTTCGGGTCGACGGCGCCGGGCAGGTCTTCCAGCCGTGGCCGTTCCCGGAGCTGCGCTCGCGCGAGCGCGTCGAGGTCGAGGTGCGGGCCGAGGCCGGCGGTGCCTGGAGCGACTGGAGCGAGCCGCTCGTCGTCGAGGCCGGTCTGCTGCGGCCCGAGGACGTCACGGCTCGGTTCATCAGCCCGCGCGACGTCGGCGGCCTCGACGACGGCGCCGTCGCGCTGGTCCGCGACCTCGACCTCGCCGGGCCGGTGGCCTCCGCGCGGTTGTACATCACCGCGCACGGTGTGTACGACGCGTGGATCGGCGGCCGCCGGGTCGGCGACCACCAGCTCGCGCCCGGCTGGACGGCGTACGCGTCGCGGCTGCGCTACCAGACCTTCGACGTGACGTCGCACCTGCAGGGCGCTGGGCCGACCCAGCTCGCCGTCGGCCTGGGCAACGGGTGGTACCGCGGGCAGCTGACGTGGAACCTGCGCCGCGACCACTACGGCGACCGGCTGGCGCTGCTGGCCCAGCTCGAGATCACCTACGCCGACGGCCGCCAGGAGACGGTGGTGACCGACGGCGCGTGGCGGGCCGGCGCCACCGGCGTCCTCGCCGACGACCTCTACGACGGGCAGCGCACCGACCTGCGGCTGCCGCTGGTCCCGTCCGTCTCGGCGTCCGGGCCGGTCGACGTCCTGGAGTCCGACGCCGCACGCCTCGTCGCGCCGCTCGGGCCGCCGGTGCGCGAGGTGGCGACGGTGCCGGCCCGGTCGGTGTCCACGTCGCCGTCCGGCGCCCAGCTGATCGACTTCGGGCAGAACGTCGTCGGCTGGGTGCGGCTGCGGGTGACCGGAGCGCCGGGTCAGGAGGTCACCCTCCGGCACGCCGAGGTGCTCGAGGACGGCGAGCTCGGCGTGCGCCCGCTGCGCGCGGCCAAGGCCACCGACAGCTACGTCCTGTCCGGCGGCCCGGAGCTGCTGGAGCCGCGGTACACCTTCCACGGCTTCCGGTACGCCGAGGTCAGCGGCGTGTCCGTCGAGGCATCCGACGCCGAGGCCGTCGTCGTCAGCTCCGACCTGCGCCGCACCGGCTGGTTCGAGTGCTCCGAGCCCGACCTCGAGCGGCTGCACGAGAACGTCGTGTGGGGCATGCGCGGCAACTTCGTCGACGTCCCGACCGACTGCCCGCAGCGCGACGAGCGGCTCGGCTGGACCGGCGACATCCAGGTGTTCGCCCCGACGGCCGCCTTCCTCTTCGACGTCGGCGGGTTCCTCGGCTCGTGGCTGCGCGACCTCGCCGCCGAGCAGCGTCCCGATGGCGGCGTCCCGTTCGTCGTCCCCGACGTCGTGTACGAGCACATCGGCGGCCCGCGTCCCGGCGACCCGCCGCACTCGCCGCCCGCCGGCTGGGCCGACGCCGCCGTCCACGTGCCGTGGACGCTGTACGAGCGCTACGGCGACACCGGCGTGCTGGAGCGGCAGTACGACTCGATGCGCGCGTGGGTCGAGAAGGCGCGGTCGCTGGCCGGCGACTCCCTGCTCTGGGACACCGGCTTCCAGTTCGGCGACTGGCTCGACCCCGACGCCCCGCCCGACGACGCCGCCGCGGCCAAGGCCGACCCCGCCGTCGTCGCGACGGCATACCTGGCCCGCAGCGCACACCTGCTGGCGCGCACCGCGTCCGTCCTGGGGCGCGACGACGACGCCTCGCGGTACGAGAGCCTCGCCGCCGACGTCGTCCGCGCCTTCGGCAAGGCCTACGTCGGCGTCGACGGCGTGGTGCGCAGCGACTGCCAGACCGTCTACGCGCTGGCCATCGCGTGGGACCTGCTCGAGACGCCCGAGCAGCGCGCCGGCGCGGGGCGTCGTCTCGCCGAGCTCGTCCAGGCCGCGGGCTTCCACGTCAGCACCGGCTTCCTCGGCACGCCGCTGGTGCTGGACGCGCTCTGCCGGGCCGGCCGTCCCGACCTCGCGCACTCGATGGTGCTCACCCGCACCGCGCCGTCCTGGCTGTACGCCGTCACGATGGGGGCCACGACGATCTGGGAGCGGTGGGACTCCATGCTGCCGGACGGCTCGATCAACCCCGGCGAGATGACGTCGTTCAACCACTACGCGTACGGCGCGGTCGCCGACTGGCTGCACCGCTGCGTGGCCGGGCTCGCGCCGGCGGCGCCCGGCTACCGGGAGGTCGCGGTGCGCCCGCTCGTCACCGGGCAGCTCACCCACGCGTCGGCCCGGCACCTCAGCCCGTACGGCCCCGTCGCCGTGTCCTGGACCCTCGACGATGACCGGTTCGAGCTGTCCCTCGAGGTCCCGCCCGGCGTCACGGTGCACCTCGACCTGCCGCTCGCCGACCCGTACGCCGGCACCGCCGGGCCGGGCTCGCACCGGTTCACCGGCAGGTGGCGGCGGCCCTGA
- the yhfZ gene encoding GntR family transcriptional regulator YhfZ has translation MSRIQMLMSKAGTVAHLLAVELSTASAGDRMATVQELSERFQVGKGTVQAALALLEEAGAVEIRPRGKLGTFVAAIDHGLIWEFAGGRSISVAMPLPYSRRYEGLATGMHTAFQQAGVPLTLMFVRGSTDRMRALREERADFAVMSRFAALSDPELDVVRDFGPHSYVGAHGLVVAEGRTPDDPTLRVAVDPASVDQAELTAAVFPGLPPAQRIEVSYNQLNRYFADGLVDATVWNLDEIDAHISSPVTVHPVEGLEDDATTSAVIVARRDADAVPTAVKVALEGDLVRSAADDVVAGRLIPTY, from the coding sequence ATGTCGCGCATCCAGATGCTGATGTCGAAGGCGGGCACGGTGGCCCACCTCCTGGCCGTCGAGCTGTCCACGGCGTCGGCGGGCGACCGGATGGCGACCGTGCAGGAGTTGAGCGAGCGGTTCCAGGTCGGCAAGGGCACCGTCCAGGCGGCGCTGGCGCTGCTGGAGGAGGCGGGCGCGGTCGAGATCCGGCCGCGCGGCAAGCTCGGCACCTTCGTCGCGGCGATCGATCACGGGTTGATCTGGGAGTTCGCGGGCGGCCGATCGATCTCGGTCGCCATGCCGCTGCCGTACTCGCGCCGCTACGAGGGCCTCGCGACCGGGATGCACACGGCGTTCCAGCAGGCCGGCGTCCCGCTGACGTTGATGTTCGTGCGCGGGTCGACCGACCGCATGCGCGCCCTGCGGGAAGAACGCGCCGACTTCGCGGTGATGTCGCGGTTCGCCGCGCTGTCCGACCCCGAGCTCGACGTCGTCCGCGACTTCGGGCCGCACTCTTATGTCGGAGCGCACGGGCTGGTGGTCGCCGAGGGCCGCACGCCGGACGACCCGACGCTGCGGGTGGCCGTCGACCCCGCGTCGGTCGACCAGGCCGAGCTGACCGCCGCCGTGTTCCCCGGGTTGCCGCCGGCGCAGCGCATCGAAGTGTCGTACAACCAGCTGAACAGGTACTTCGCCGACGGCCTCGTCGACGCCACGGTGTGGAATCTCGACGAGATCGACGCGCACATCTCCAGCCCGGTCACGGTGCATCCGGTCGAGGGCCTGGAGGACGACGCGACGACGTCGGCCGTCATCGTGGCGCGCCGCGACGCCGACGCGGTGCCGACCGCGGTGAAGGTCGCTCTCGAGGGCGACCTCGTGCGGTCGGCGGCCGACGACGTCGTGGCCGGCCGGCTCATCCCCACGTACTGA
- a CDS encoding DUF2620 family protein produces MKLIAGGVAKIEVAEALRPLLGPDDTVVVGTDMDAAVQLRSGAADYYLGTCHTGAGASLGVLVGLLGSDKTHTFGRTVPSAAAIEAAVDAGNVAFGFALDQVEDVVPALWAALDARRTGADA; encoded by the coding sequence ATGAAACTCATCGCTGGCGGAGTTGCGAAGATCGAGGTCGCGGAGGCCCTGCGACCACTGCTCGGCCCCGACGACACCGTCGTCGTGGGCACCGACATGGACGCGGCCGTCCAGCTGCGCTCCGGCGCGGCCGACTACTACCTCGGGACGTGCCACACCGGCGCCGGCGCGAGCCTCGGCGTGCTGGTGGGCCTGCTCGGCTCGGACAAGACGCACACGTTCGGCCGGACCGTCCCGTCCGCCGCGGCGATCGAGGCCGCGGTCGACGCCGGCAACGTCGCCTTCGGCTTCGCGCTGGACCAGGTCGAGGACGTCGTGCCGGCGCTCTGGGCGGCGCTGGACGCGAGACGAACGGGGGCGGACGCATGA